AATAAAGTAAGCTGTTCCTCCAAGTGTGTCCCGATTTGGCGGAAATGCAAAAATGGAATTAAACACTATTTGGGGTGATTTGGTAATTGTCTGATTTGATTCTGGAGGTAAGGGACACATATGAGTGGTAATGCTAAGTAGTGAAAATAGCCCTATTGTGATACTTGGTTGTCGGACTGTCTGAAATTAAATTATGGTCTCTTTTGCAGTTCAGAGGATGATGTTTTTGACCACAAGCTAGACTAGCATTGCAAAACAAGCAACAATAACATGAATTTTTGGTTTTTGCTTCTACTGGGATTAATTACTTACTGGATGGTACAGCGCAGTGTCGCGCGAATTACCACTACACCAGTCTGGTTATTGTGGTTGGTGTTGATGACACCAGCTTTGATTTGGACTGGGTGGGTAGCAGTATATGGGGGAAAGGCTCCCCTACCGCGATCGCTAATGTTATTACCTTGGATTGTCTGTCCCATATTGTACTGGGTACTGGTTCAGTGGGGACGTAAACCGATAGTAAGCAAGGAACCAGAAAATAATCAAACATCCCAGGCAAATCCTATCCCAGAACCTGTACCATTGCGTCCGATTGAGGCAACAGAAGAAGCTCAACTGAGAAATTGTTTTTCTCTCTCGACCTATTATTTACAAACTATTGAATATAAACCCCAGGCAATTATTTGTCGGGGACAATTACGCACCAAGCCAGAGACCGCCTATGAAAAAATTAAAGAAAATATTGAAGGTATCTTTGGCGATCGCTTTCTCGTGATTTTTCAAGAAGGTTTAAACGATAAACCGTTTTTTGTCCTAGTTCCCAATTCTCAATCAGTCAAATGGGAAAAGGTTAAACCCGAAAAGCTCACCCGTCCTGGTTTAGCATTAATGCTATTAGCAGCCACCCTATTGACTACAACCTTTGTCGGGACAAGACTCGCTGGAGTTAACTTTGATACTTTACAAACAGACCCAACTGTGCTTCTGAAGGGCATACCCTATGCTTTAACTTTAATGTTCATCCTGGGGGTTCATGAACTCGGTCACTATTTCACCGCCAGACGCTATAAAATTCGCACAACATTGCCGTATTTTATCCCTATGCCCTTTTTCCTCGGTACTTTTGGGGCATTTATTCAGATGCGCAGTCCCGTACCCCATCGTAAAGCGTTATTTGATGTGAGTCTTGCCGGACCCTTGGCAGGTTTTATAGTGACTGTACCCTTACTGTTGTGGGGATTATCTCACTCGCAGATAGTACCTTTAACAGAAGATA
The Calothrix sp. 336/3 DNA segment above includes these coding regions:
- a CDS encoding site-2 protease family protein translates to MNFWFLLLLGLITYWMVQRSVARITTTPVWLLWLVLMTPALIWTGWVAVYGGKAPLPRSLMLLPWIVCPILYWVLVQWGRKPIVSKEPENNQTSQANPIPEPVPLRPIEATEEAQLRNCFSLSTYYLQTIEYKPQAIICRGQLRTKPETAYEKIKENIEGIFGDRFLVIFQEGLNDKPFFVLVPNSQSVKWEKVKPEKLTRPGLALMLLAATLLTTTFVGTRLAGVNFDTLQTDPTVLLKGIPYALTLMFILGVHELGHYFTARRYKIRTTLPYFIPMPFFLGTFGAFIQMRSPVPHRKALFDVSLAGPLAGFIVTVPLLLWGLSHSQIVPLTEDRSGLLNPEALNPKYSILLAIFAKIALGSQLTAQTAIDLHPVAVAACLGLIVTALNLMPVGQLDGGHIIHAMLGQRIAIFIGQIARLLLLLLSLVQPGFFLWAIMLLFIPLMDEPALNDVSELDNKRDILGVFSMALLVLIILPLPQIFAQLLQI